The nucleotide window CCGGTTGAAAACAACGGTTGTCCTACAACAGCACCTGTAACTACAGGACCTGTAACAGATGACACAAGAACTTTAGAAGGAATTGAGTTTGATTTAAATTCTGACAGAATTTTACCTTCAAACACTCCAATCCTTAACAATGCTGTTTCTTACATCAACTCTTCAAACGGTGCATATAACGTAATTGGAGCTACAGATACAAGAGCTTCTGATGCTTATAACCAAAAACTATCTGAAAGAAGAGCTAATAGCGTTAAAAACTATTTGGTTAAAAATGGAGTACAATCTTCTAAGTTAAATGCAATCGGTAAAGGTGAAAAAGACCTTAAATACCCTGAGTGCGAACCTGCTACTAAATGTCCTGAATGGAAAAACAGAGCAAACAGAAGAGTATATTTCGAAGCTAAATAATAAACTTTTTAGTAAATATATCAAAGCCGTGCCATGCACGGCTTTTTTTGTTGTAATACTTTTATTACTTTTACCTTATGATTTCTCAGCAGGATTTTCAAAAACTAAAATATGATACCCTCAAATACTTTTGGGGTTATGATACTTTCAGAGATTCTCAGGAAGCAGTTATAGATTCTGTTATTAATGAAAATGACAGTCTTGTTCTTCTGCCTACCGGTGCAGGAAAATCACTCTGCTACCAACTTCCGGCCTTATTGAAGGAAGGTACCTGCCTTGTCATTTCCCCCCTTCTTGCACTCATGAAAGATCAGGTGAGCCAGCTTAAACACCGGGGCATTGAAGCAGAATATCTGTCTTCCGAACTTGATGAATATGATGCCGAAGCTATTTATGACCGCTCTAAAGACGGTATTACCAAGCTTTTATATGTATCTCCGGAAAGACTCACAAATACTCAATTTCTTCAGAATATTGAAGAGATACAGCTGTCATTTATTGCTGTAGATGAAGCCCATTGTATTTCAGAGTGGGGCCAGGATTTCCGCCCGAGCTATCAGAATATCAAAGAATTCAGAAAGAATCATCCTAAAATTCCATGTCTTGCTTTAACCGCTACCGCAACTCCAAAAGTACTGGAAGAGATTAAAAATAAACTGGAACTTAAAAAGCCGTTTGTTTTTCAGAAAAGCTTTAAAAGAGAAAATATCAGGATCTTTATGGATGAAGTCTCTGATAAATTTCAACGTGTATTTGATATTTTAAAGCACAATAATGACTCCGGAATTGTCTATGTAAGAACCCGGAAAGATGCAGAAATGCTGGCAGAATTCCTTATAAAAAACCAGGTAAAAAACGTAGATTATTTTCATGCCGGCTTAACCACGAAAGAAAAAAATGCAAAACAGGCTCTCTGGAATAAAAGTGATCACCATGTCCTGATTTCAACCAATGCTTTCGGTATGGGGATAGACAAGGATAATGTCCGCTTTGTAATTCATTTCTCCCCGGCACCATCATTGGAAAACTATTATCAGGAGATCGGGAGAGCAGGAAGAGACGGTAAAGACAGCTTTGCATTCCTTCTCTGGAACAAACAGGAACTGCTCAATTTTGATGAAATTTTAAAAAATCAGACTCCTAATAAAGATGAATTTCTAAAAATCATTACTTATCTCTACTCTATTTTTCAGGTAGCAGAATATGAGCTGCCGGAAAAAGTTTTCCAGCTGAACATTCAGGGAATTCAGAATTTCACCAGACTGTCAAAAGCAAAGATCAGTAATGTTCTCAATTTCCTGCATAATCAGGAGATCATCTATCATAATGATAACAAAAGCCTGTCTTCACTGGAACTTCTCTTCAATGCTGAAGAAATAATAGATCAGCTTCCACAGAAAGATGCTTATTTCATAGAGCTTCTGCTTCGTACGGTCTCAGGAATTACCACACATAAGGTAATGTTCAGTGAACAGCAGGTCAGCAATAAAATCGGAGTAGGTATTCCACTGATTAAAGAACGGCTTAAAGAGCTTCAACAGAAAAATTATCTGGAATATGTAGACGGAGCCCTGTCAAGCATCAAATTTCTGAAACCTCGTGATGAAAGGGTAATCAGTGGAGAATACTGGAAACTTTTTGAACATATTCAAAAAAATAAAATACAGAAGTGGGAAGAGATTAAGTTTTTTATAGAAAATAGTGATTACTGTAAAATGAAACTAATACTTGCTTATTTTGGAGAAAAAAACACAAAAAACTGTGGACAATGTTCAGTTTGTGAAAAAAACAAGCAATCTATTTTCGGAAAAAATATTTCCCAGCAGATCATTAATTTATTGGCAAAAAAGCCTTCTACCATTGAAGACCTTTCTGTTCAGCTTAACTACCATTCTAAAAACAATATTTTAGAAAACCTGATTTTCCTGTTAGATTCAGGAAAAGTAAAAATGCTGAATTTCAGAACGTATGCATTAAGTGATTCACAGTAAATATTTTTGTAAATGAAAATTTTGCTTTGCAGTGAATAGGAATTATTTTTAGAATCAAAAGCCAAGATTTGACACTTTTTTATTACAGTTAATAATTCTGAACCATCAACTGATAACCCGCACCCCGAAACTCAAAAAACCCTTATCTTTGCCCTATGAAATCATTGAAAGTTGTTTTTTTAGGAACTCCGGAATTTGCGAAAACTTCTTTGGAGGCAATCCATCAGTCAAATCATGAAGTTGTAGGTGTTGTAACTGTGGCGGATAAAGCCAGCGGGCGTGGTCAGAAAGTCAACCAGTCACCGGTAAAAGTTTATGCTTCAAAAAATAATATCCCCGTTTTTCAGCCAGAAAAATTGAGAAATCCTGAATTTTTGGAAGAACTTAGAAGACTTAATGCTGATGTTTTTGTAGTGGTTGCTTTCAGAATGATGCCGAAAGTTCTTTTTGAAATGCCTGCAATGGGGACTTTCAATCTTCATGCTTCACTGCTTCCTGATTACAGAGGAGCAGCCCCTATTAATTATGCTGTTATCAATGGTGAAGAAAGAACAGGTGCAACTACATTCTTTATTAATGAAAAAATAGATGAGGGAAATATTCTTCTCCAGGAAGAGCTTGAAATTTTACCGGACGAAAACGCAGGAAGTTTACACGACAGATTAATGGTAATGGGCTCAAAACTGGTTGTAAAAACACTTGACGGTCTGGCAGAAAATTCCATTACTGAAAAACCTCAGCCTGATGTGGATCATCCTAAAAATGCCTACAAGATATTTAAAGAAGATACCAGAATTAACTGGAAAGCCCCGTCAAAAAAAATTCACCAGTTTATCCTTGGAATGTCACCGTATCCTGCTGCTTTTACAACTATAAAAATTGGTGAAGAAGAAAAAGGATTAAAAATATTCGCAGGAAAATTTGAAATTACAGATCATGGAAAAACTTCCGGAATTCTGGATATTTCCAAGAATGAATTCAAGATTTATACAGAAGATGGGATTTATTTTCCACAGGAACTTCAGCTTGAAGGGAAAAAGAGAATGACTGTAAAGGACTTTCTGAATGGTTTCAGGAACTTTGATGAGATAAGTTTGTGATTGGGGATGCGAGGTACGGGATGCGGGGTTAATGAGTTCCGGGTTGCCAATCTTATAGAAAATAGTAAATGTCTGATGTCTGATATCTGAAATCCAGCATCTAAAATATTGGTTCTTGGTTCTAAAAACTTTACCATTGACTTCCACCATCTCAGCTCTTGTTCACAATTTTCCGGCGGATCCTGCTGATAAATTCAGGGGTAACACCCAGATAAGCGGCAATCTGGATATTGGTAAGGCGGTGAGCCGTTTTGGGATATTCCTTCAAAAAATCCTGGTAACGTTCGTCGGAAGGTTTGCTTAAATTATCAATAATTCTACGTTGCAGAGCAATGATTGACATCTGAAACTTTAACCTCATCAGTCTTTCAATTTCCGGAATTTCCTGATAGAGCCTCTCTTTATCTTCCTTCGAAATCAAAAGAATTTCACTGTCTTCAATAGCCTGGATATTGAGCTGGGATGGAATTTTATTGATGAAACTGTCAATATCCGAGATCCACCAGTTTTCTATTCCAAAATATAAAATCTGCTCATCGGCATTTTTGTCTGTCCGGAAAACTTTAAGACATCCGTTCAGTACAAATCCTTCAGCCTCACAGATGTCTCCTTCTTTTAAAAGAAACTCTTTTTTCTTTATTTTCTCAATTTTAAAAGCACTGCTGTATTTTTCAAGCTTTTCATCTGAAATCTCAATATATTCTCTGATGTGTCTTTTTAAAGATTCTGTCATGGCTTAAAAATAAAAAAAGGTTTAGAAAAATCCTAAACCTTTATATTGAATTTATTTTAGTTTTCGTTCTCTGAAAATTGACAGCGAAGTTAATTCACAATTTACTTTTACAGCTGAACCAGCTCCGTAACCTCTACATCATATCCGCCAACCTGTGGCTTTATGTTAGGGTTTTGCGTGATTACCTTGAATTTATTGATGCCCAGGTTTTTCAGGATCTGAGTTCCGATACCGTAATCTCTGTAATTGTATGCCAGCGTAGGATGCTGCTCCTGCCCGTCCTGATAGTTCAGGAACTGCTGAAGTTTTCTCAGTGTGTTTTCAGAATTGGAAACGTTATTGATGAAAATTACAGCTCCTTTTCCGGCTTCATTGATCATGTTGGTTACTTTTTCCAGCAAAGGTTTTTCACCGTTGTTAAGTCTTGTCAATACATCAAAATAAGAATCTGAAGACTGAACTCTTACCAAAACAGGCTCGTCAACCGTCCATGAACCTTTTGTCAGTGCAAAATGGATCTGTTCATTGGATGTTTCCCTGAATGCGAAGAAATCAAAATCACCGTAAGCCGTTTTCACTTTTCTTTCTTCCAGTCTTTCAATAAGGTTTCCTTTTTTAAGCTGATAATGGATCAGATCTTCAATGGAAACAATTTTCATATCATGTTTCTGAGCAAAAGCGTGAAGTTCCGGTAAACGTGACATGGTTCCGTCATCATTCATGATTTCACAGATTACTCCTCCTTCTTTTAATCCTGCAAGGCTTGTAAGATCAATGGCAGCTTCGGTATGCCCCGCTCTTTTCAATACTCCTCCTTTTCTTGCACGAAGCGGGAAAATATGACCCGGTCTCATGAAATCTGTCGGCTTGGATTTTTCATCCATTAAAGCAAGAATTGTTTTGGCTCTGTCACCGGCAGAAATCCCTGTGGAAGTTCCGTTACCAAGAAGGTCTACAGAAACGGTAAAAGCTGTTTCTTTAGGATCGCTGCTTCTGCTTACCATTACTTCAAGGCCAAGCTCATCGCATCTTTTTTCCGGAAGTGGCATACAGATCAGCCCTCTTCCGTGGAATGCCATAAAGTTGATAATTTCCGGCGTTGTCAGTTCCGCAGCACAAAGAAAATCACCTTCGTTTTCTCTGTCTTCATCATCCACTACTATGATTATTTTACCATTTTTAAGGTCTTCGATGGCCTCTGGAATAGTATTCAATTTAATATCAGACATGTTTACTTTTTATTTGTGCAAAGATACTTATAAAAATAGGCATCTGCCAATTAATGTGAAGGGTTTGTTAGGCTTTGGATAAAGAGTTGGCTGCGTCTCTGAAAATCTCATAAGACCTAAGCCTCTTTTGATGATCGTAGATATGTGAATTGATAATTAATTCATCAACATTGAATTTTTCCTGAAAATTTTTCAGCTTTTCTTCAATTTCTGCCTGATTTCCTATTAATGTGTATTTCAGTTTCTGAAGCACCATCGTTTTTTCCATTGGCGACCAGATATCATCCATATCATCTACAGGTGGAGCAAAAGGCTTTCTGTCATTTCTTATGATATTGATGAACGCCTGGAATAAAGTGGTGGAAATTTTATGAGCCTCTTCCGAAGTTTCTGCTGCTATTCCATTGATGCATGCCATTATGTAAGGTTTATCCAGCTGTTCCGAAGGCTGAAAATTCTCCCTGTAAATGTTGAATGCCATTTCCATCTGCTCGGGAGCAAAATGTCCTGCAAAAGCATACGGAAGTCCTAATTCTGCAGCCAGCCAAGCACTGTCTGTGCTTGATCCCAGAATGTAAAGCGGAATATCCAACCCTTCACCGGGAATGGCACGAACTAAGGCATCTGAATTATCTTTGGAAAAATATCTTTGAAGTTCTAAGATCTGTCTCGGAAACTGTTGATTGATGATCGATGGATTTCTCCCCAAAGCCTGAGCAGTAAGCCCATCAGTTCCGGGAGCTCTTCCCAGGCCAAGATCTATTCTTCCCGGAAAAAGGGATTCCAGTGTTCCGAACTGTTCGGCAATGATTAATGAACTGTGGTTGGGAAGCATGATTCCGCCGGAGCCTACTCTAATTGTTTTTGTTCCGTTGGCAATAAAACCAATCAGAACTGAGGTTGCAGAGCTTGCAATACTTTCCATATTGTGATGTTCGGCAAGCCAGAATCTTTTATAATTTAAATTTTCAGTGTGGTTTGCCAAAGACAAACTGTCCTGAAAGGTATCATGAATGCTTTTCCCCTGCTTTACGGGAGCAAGATCAAGCACCGATATTTCAAAATTTTTCATAAGGTTAAATTTTAGGTCTGAAAAAACCAAACAAATTTAACCCTTATAAATTGCATTAGTTACTTTTTGTAATTGATAGGATGGATCAGATAGTTCAGGGAAAAACTATTGGAAATTGAGTTTGTGTTACTTACTTTTGCTTATAGACTATTTTAACATAACTGATGTATGAAAAAAATATTATTAATTTTTACAATTTTAATTTTTGGAAGTAAACTGATTTCTCAAGAACATAAAAACATTCCAACCAAATTTCCAACTGATTATGGTATTTTTACCTTCCCAATCGGCTCAAAGGTAACTCTTGAACTTAAAGAAACTAAAGAAGGTACATACGAATACCGTGTCTTGAATATGGAAACCTATAAAGAATATTACCCCTTAAGTAAGGAGAAAAATATTTTTTCAAAGAGTATAAAAGAAAATACTATTGAAATATTTTTTACAGGAGCTTATTATAATGAAGGGAAAGAAGATAAAGATTGGAAATCTCTCTTATCTTTAAAAAGTAATGTAAAAGTTCCATTAAATTATAAGGCTGATATAAAATATTATTTTAAAAATGAATTTGAAAATACTTCCATATCAGGGGTTTTCCCCGAAGCAAAAATAAATGAAATCTGGAGTCATAAAATTGACTTTATCACTTTATATGACTTTAAAAAATTGAACAAATAAAATTACTCCGTTTGAAAATTGCAACACTCAACATAGATTGGGCAAGAAAAAAAGGATCTTTAAAAACTACAGAATTTTTGAATCAGTTTGATTTTGATTTTCTTATTCTGACAGAAGCTGTTGATCTTAATCTTAAAAATTTTCCGTACAAATATCTCTGTTCGCCAATTCCTGAAAATGTTGTTTATGAAAATCTCAATTACTCACAATATTTGAAGGACGAAAAAGCTTTCCGAACTATTTTATATTCAAAGATTCCCTATTTGAAAAAATATCAGGTAACGGATGACAAAACCAATCTCGCGCTAGAGTTTGAAACAGAATTTGGAAGCATCGTTTTCTATTGTACAATCATCGGAACTTGGTTTAATCGAAAACCTTTTGTCGATAATGAATTGCAAAATACTATTCAGAATTGCAGGAAAATTCATTCAATGAATCCAAACCTTTTTATTATCGGCGATTTGAATACTTCATTTAGAAAAGCTGAAGAAAAATTCTCTATTAATTCCAAAATAACAAAATCATTAAAAAATCTTTTTGAAGATTTAAATTTGATCAATACAACTCTAGAAATCAAAGAAAATATTGATCATATTATTGTGCCTGATACATTTAAGAATAATATTATTGAAGTTGATACTTTTATAAACAAAGATGTTCTGAGTGACCATAAAGGAGTTTATATTTCCATAACAACCCCTTCAAAAAGCTAAGAATTTGATTTCTCTTTCTTAAAATTATAATGATTAATCAGAATCCTGATTTCATTAAACTCAAAATCATTTGGCAATGCGTTCTTCCATTCCGTTAAGGTTTCATGGGGGTTTTTATAGAATTCTTCTTCAAATGCCTTAATCTTATCAGAGGTAATCACTCTTGAAATATCCAGCAATCCCTGTTCTGCAAATTTTGCCAGGTGGCCGATCACAGTTTCTTTTACCAGACCTCTTTCCAGAGCAATTTCACCGATGGTTTTCCCCTGTTCAAACAATTGAAAAGTCAAAACCTGTGAAGGAACTTTTGCGATCTTCATATTGATTTCCTGATCATTTTTTTCATCTAAAAGTTTCGTTTCCAGCAGATGAATTTCCTTTAAGCTGTTCAGATATTCTTCCGTGTCTTCCAGCCAGTTCCTGAATTCTTCATTATACTGTTTCAGACCTTTGGCTCCTTTAATTTCAGCATAAAATTCTTTCAGCGGATTGAAAACCTTATCCCGGATTTCTGTAAAAAAGAAATTAACGGCTCCTTTGGTTTTGCTTTCAATATCAGACCATTCTTCCTTATTTTCAATAAAATTATTGACTTTCTGGGAAATTACCCGTTCCAGTTTTTCAAAGATTTTTCCGAGGTTAACTGTCTCATGTTTCAGCTGAAGATAAAGCTGGTTAGTCTTTACATGATCTATACTTTTTGTAGCAACGGAAAGCTTGTTCCATTCTTCCACTTCATGCAGAAACCACAGGCAATTTACGGTACGAAGAACTTTTTTAATGCTGTAATCATATTTTTCACGGTTCAGGATGGCTTCTACATTATCATTGGCAAGGGTACTCCCCTGAAACTGCATGATTCTGTTATCCTTAAAAATAACTTCAGGCGTAATTTTGGATTTTAAAACAATTCCTTCCAGCGTACGGCACCTTGAAAGGGCTACATAAACCTGACCGGCTGTGAAGCTCTTCCCTGCATCAATAATCACATTATCAAACGTCAATCCCTGACTTTTATGAATGGTAACCGCCCACGCCAGCTTTATCGGAAACTGTTCGAAGCTGCCTAAAACTTCTTCTTTGATATTTTTTTCGGTATCGAGGAAATATTTTTTCTGTTCCCAGACTTCCCTCTTTACGGTAATTTCTCTTTCGCTACCATCAAGAATAACTTTGATCTCATTATCATCTAAAGCACAAACTTCACCCAATTTTCCATTGAAATACTTTTTCTCACCACTGATATCATTTCTGATGAACATGACCTGTGCTCCAATCTTCAGTTCCAAAAACTGCTCGTTTGGAAACTGATTTTCCTTGAAATCTCCGAAAAGCTTGGCTTCATACGTTTTAACCGTCAGGTCAATCTCATCCAGTTTTTCCTGGTTGATTTCATCTGCCATCTTGTTGTGAGAACACAGGTAAACGTAAGATTCAGTTCCTGCTTTAAAATCCGGATCATACCGTTTGTTAAGATCTTCAAAGTTGATATTGGCTACATCACCGTCACGGATCGCGTTCAGGATTTCCAGAAATTTTTCATCCGACTGTCTGTAAACCTTCGTTAATTCAATCGTGAGAAGCGGAATATCTTTAACAGCAAGACTGTCGAAAAAAAATGGTGACTGGTAGCACATTTTTAAAATATGCTCGTCCCTCACCACCGGAGGAAGCTGGTAAAGATCCCCAATGAACAGCATCTGCACCCCACCGAACCGTTGGTTGTTTCTCCTGATAAACCTCAGCGAGAAATCCATCATATCAAGAACATCTGCTCTCAACATGGAAACCTCATCAATAATAAGAACTTCTACTTCTCTTAAAAGTTTAAGCTTATCTTTTCTGTATTTGAAATGAGGCATCAGATCGGCAATATTATTTGCCAGACTTCCATCAATACGGTCCGTAGTAGGTAAAAACGTCCTTAAAGGCAATCCAAACATAGAGTGAATGGTAACTCCTCCTGCATTGATCGCGGCAATTCCCGTAGGTGCAACCACAATATACTTTTTCCTTGTCTTTTTCACAAAGTCATTAAGGAAGGTGGTTTTCCCGGTCCCGGCTTTTCCTGTAAGAAAAATGCTTCTGTTCGTATGCTCTATTAAGTCAAAAAAATGATTGTTCATTGTGCTTCAAAATTACGGAAATGAATTTGAATTTCTTACCTTGGCATAACTTTTGAAAATTCTTTAACAGAAAAGAAATTATAATGAAAAAAAGTTTCATATATACTCCACTATTAGCATTATGCACTATTTTTGCCACCGTTTCATGCAATACATCCAAGAACACCAATACAAATCTTCCAAAAGATATTTCGGAAAGACCTGCTGACGAGGACAGCCAAAAATATGAACAGGCCCAGCTGGATAAACTAAAAGCGTCCATTGAATCTGAAGCCTCCCGCGAAAAATGCACCAATGCTTCGGAATGGACTTTTGCCCCAATGGGAACCAAAGCCTGCGGAGGACCACAGCAATATATTGCCTATCCTAAAAAGATAGAAACCGCCCTTCTTCCGAGAATTGAAGAATATACACAGAAGGTAAAAGCATTCAACGAAAAATACAATATTGTTTCCGACTGTATGATGGTAATGCCCCCAACCTCAGTGAAGTGTATTAACGGAAAAGCCCAGCTTATAACAGCGGAACAATAAAAAGAAAATCAAAGCAAAGGTTATATATCTGCTGAATAATCAGCAACAAAACTCACCCAGGAGTTTATACTAAGGATTGAAAAAAGCTCTATCGTTATGATGGAGCTTTGTTATTTTGTTTTAGGGGCAAATAATGAAATTTTTTAGAGTTGAGAAACAAGAGCCAAGAATCAAGATACCAAATTTCAGACATCAGACTTTTTATTGTAAATGTGAAAACTCTTAACTCGCAACCCGTAGCCCGCAACTTATATATCCGCTAACTTTTAAACTTCCAGATTTTCCTTATACCACGAAGAATACTTCACATAATTATCTGCAATCCTGTTGACTTCCCCTTCCAGTAATTGGGTAGAAATATCTTTGATTTTCCTTGCAGGAACTCCCCCCCAGACTTCTCCTGATTTGATATGAGTTCCCTGCGTTACTACAGAACCTGCTCCTACGATGGAATTTTCTTCTACCAGGCAGGCATCCATAACGATGGCGCCCATACCTATAAGTACATTATCTTTGATGGTGCAGCCATGAACAATGGCATTGTGCCCGATGGAAACATTGTTTCCTATATTTAAAGGATGCTTCTGATAGGTACAGTGCAGCATGGCATTGTCCTGAACATTTACCTTATCTCCCATTCTGATGTAATGAACGTCCCCTCTGATCACCGCATTGTACCAGATACTGCAGTTCTCCCCCATCGTAACGTCCCCTATAATGGTAGCCGTTTCTGCCAAAAATGTACCCTCTCCTATCTGAGGTGTCTTTCCTAAAAGTTCTTTTACAATTGCCATAGCTTTGATTTGATAATTTGAAAATGAGTTCATTTGAAAATAATAATTTCTGCAACGGACTATTCTAGCTTTCAACTTCTATTTTTATATAACCGTGATAGCAAAAATCTAATCTCTAATCTCTGACTTCTAATTTCTAATTGCGTATTTTTGTATCTCAAATTTAACAAAAAAATGCGTACGATACTTATAGAACCAACCGAAAACACGAAAGTGATGAAATTTGTCGCGGATTATAACCTGATCCCGGGATCTTTAGAGTTGGACAGAAGTTCAGATATTTCAGAAATTCCTTTAGCCCAGGAACTTTTCAATTATCCTTTTGTGGAAAGAATTTTCATTACGGCTAATTTTGTAGCTGTAGCCAAACAGGATACCATAGAATGGGAACATGTGGCGGAAAGCCTTAAAAATGTAATTGAGGACGAATTATTGGCCAACCCGAGAATTTACCTTCAGAAAAGAAAGGAAATGTACCAGATCTATGCGGAAATGACACCTAATCCCAATGCGATGAAGTTTGTTTCCAACAAACTGCTTATAGAAGGATTTGTGGAAGTGAAATCAAAAGAGGGAGCAGAAGGCGTTCCTTTGGCTCAGGCTATTTTTAATGAATTCGATTTTGCAAAAGAAGTCTTCATTTCTGACAATTTTGTTGCCGTAACAAGAGATAATTCTGTAGAATGGCATCAGGTAATGATGGCTGTACGCGGTTTTATTGCCGAATATCTTCAGAGTGGAGGTGAAATTTCAAATCTTGAGCCTCAGAAACATGAAAATCCTGTTGAAAAAATCATCAACAGGGAATATACTGATGACGAGCAGAAAATCTCAGACATTCTAAATGAATATGTAGCTCCTGCAGTAGAAAATGATGGCGGAAAAATCTCTCTTATGGAATATGACCAGGAAAACAAAACCGCTAAAATGCTGCTACAGGGAGCCTGTTCCGGATGCCCAAGCTCTACCGCTACTTTGAAAAACGGAATTGAGAATATTTTAAAACAATTCGTTCCTGATTTGGTGGAAAAAGTGGAAGCTGTAAACGGATAATCCATTTTAAATGCTACGTGGAAAAAAGATTTTGGTCATTATCGGAAGTGCCACAAAGCATTCCAGCAACCGGAAATTAATAGAACAGGTTCTGGAAAAGCACTCAGGTACTGATTTCCAGATTTATGATGAACTTTCTGTTCTTCCGCATTTTGACACTTCACTGACTGATACTGATACACCGGATGAGGTATTGAAGATCAGGAAAGAAATTGAAAATTCAGACGGCATTTTGTTTTCTACTCCTGAATATATCTTCAGTATTCCGGGCAGGTTGAAAAACTTACTGGAATGGTGCGTTTCCACCACTGTTTTTTCTGAAAAACCGGTTGCTGTGATAACGGCATCTGCCAATGGAGAAAAAGGACATGAGGAATTAATCCTGATTATGAAAACACTCGGAGCTAAAACAGAAAACCGGCATCAGCTTTTAATAAAAGGGATAAAGGGAAAATTTAA belongs to Chryseobacterium shigense and includes:
- a CDS encoding LLM class flavin-dependent oxidoreductase: MKNFEISVLDLAPVKQGKSIHDTFQDSLSLANHTENLNYKRFWLAEHHNMESIASSATSVLIGFIANGTKTIRVGSGGIMLPNHSSLIIAEQFGTLESLFPGRIDLGLGRAPGTDGLTAQALGRNPSIINQQFPRQILELQRYFSKDNSDALVRAIPGEGLDIPLYILGSSTDSAWLAAELGLPYAFAGHFAPEQMEMAFNIYRENFQPSEQLDKPYIMACINGIAAETSEEAHKISTTLFQAFINIIRNDRKPFAPPVDDMDDIWSPMEKTMVLQKLKYTLIGNQAEIEEKLKNFQEKFNVDELIINSHIYDHQKRLRSYEIFRDAANSLSKA
- a CDS encoding ATP-dependent DNA helicase RecQ, whose translation is MISQQDFQKLKYDTLKYFWGYDTFRDSQEAVIDSVINENDSLVLLPTGAGKSLCYQLPALLKEGTCLVISPLLALMKDQVSQLKHRGIEAEYLSSELDEYDAEAIYDRSKDGITKLLYVSPERLTNTQFLQNIEEIQLSFIAVDEAHCISEWGQDFRPSYQNIKEFRKNHPKIPCLALTATATPKVLEEIKNKLELKKPFVFQKSFKRENIRIFMDEVSDKFQRVFDILKHNNDSGIVYVRTRKDAEMLAEFLIKNQVKNVDYFHAGLTTKEKNAKQALWNKSDHHVLISTNAFGMGIDKDNVRFVIHFSPAPSLENYYQEIGRAGRDGKDSFAFLLWNKQELLNFDEILKNQTPNKDEFLKIITYLYSIFQVAEYELPEKVFQLNIQGIQNFTRLSKAKISNVLNFLHNQEIIYHNDNKSLSSLELLFNAEEIIDQLPQKDAYFIELLLRTVSGITTHKVMFSEQQVSNKIGVGIPLIKERLKELQQKNYLEYVDGALSSIKFLKPRDERVISGEYWKLFEHIQKNKIQKWEEIKFFIENSDYCKMKLILAYFGEKNTKNCGQCSVCEKNKQSIFGKNISQQIINLLAKKPSTIEDLSVQLNYHSKNNILENLIFLLDSGKVKMLNFRTYALSDSQ
- a CDS encoding Crp/Fnr family transcriptional regulator, translated to MTESLKRHIREYIEISDEKLEKYSSAFKIEKIKKKEFLLKEGDICEAEGFVLNGCLKVFRTDKNADEQILYFGIENWWISDIDSFINKIPSQLNIQAIEDSEILLISKEDKERLYQEIPEIERLMRLKFQMSIIALQRRIIDNLSKPSDERYQDFLKEYPKTAHRLTNIQIAAYLGVTPEFISRIRRKIVNKS
- the fmt gene encoding methionyl-tRNA formyltransferase; this encodes MKSLKVVFLGTPEFAKTSLEAIHQSNHEVVGVVTVADKASGRGQKVNQSPVKVYASKNNIPVFQPEKLRNPEFLEELRRLNADVFVVVAFRMMPKVLFEMPAMGTFNLHASLLPDYRGAAPINYAVINGEERTGATTFFINEKIDEGNILLQEELEILPDENAGSLHDRLMVMGSKLVVKTLDGLAENSITEKPQPDVDHPKNAYKIFKEDTRINWKAPSKKIHQFILGMSPYPAAFTTIKIGEEEKGLKIFAGKFEITDHGKTSGILDISKNEFKIYTEDGIYFPQELQLEGKKRMTVKDFLNGFRNFDEISL
- a CDS encoding endonuclease/exonuclease/phosphatase family protein; the protein is MKIATLNIDWARKKGSLKTTEFLNQFDFDFLILTEAVDLNLKNFPYKYLCSPIPENVVYENLNYSQYLKDEKAFRTILYSKIPYLKKYQVTDDKTNLALEFETEFGSIVFYCTIIGTWFNRKPFVDNELQNTIQNCRKIHSMNPNLFIIGDLNTSFRKAEEKFSINSKITKSLKNLFEDLNLINTTLEIKENIDHIIVPDTFKNNIIEVDTFINKDVLSDHKGVYISITTPSKS
- the ribB gene encoding 3,4-dihydroxy-2-butanone-4-phosphate synthase, translating into MSDIKLNTIPEAIEDLKNGKIIIVVDDEDRENEGDFLCAAELTTPEIINFMAFHGRGLICMPLPEKRCDELGLEVMVSRSSDPKETAFTVSVDLLGNGTSTGISAGDRAKTILALMDEKSKPTDFMRPGHIFPLRARKGGVLKRAGHTEAAIDLTSLAGLKEGGVICEIMNDDGTMSRLPELHAFAQKHDMKIVSIEDLIHYQLKKGNLIERLEERKVKTAYGDFDFFAFRETSNEQIHFALTKGSWTVDEPVLVRVQSSDSYFDVLTRLNNGEKPLLEKVTNMINEAGKGAVIFINNVSNSENTLRKLQQFLNYQDGQEQHPTLAYNYRDYGIGTQILKNLGINKFKVITQNPNIKPQVGGYDVEVTELVQL